The genomic stretch CTATTTtgtttaaaacaaaaaaaagaataaatggTTGATAGTCCCATGTGAGTGTGATGACCTCCACCCATATTATATACATACACTCAGCATCACCATCCAATCCTCACTCTCACTCTTCCACCGTCACACATATAATTTGCAGAATTCCTTTTCTAAATTAAACATCTGAAAATGGCGAGATTTATGCCGGTACTTGTTGCTGCTTGCGTGGTTCCGGCGATGGTGAGCGCTGGTTTCGTGAGCGAGCCATTCCATTTGCAGGGAAGTGTCTACTGCGACACCTGCCGCTGTGGCTACGAGACCGACGCCACTGAGTACATGGCCGGTCAGTAATTGTGTGTGTTAACTTGCATTAATTGCTTCCTTTTTGGTGGATTTTTTGTCTCAAGTTTTAGTGATAGGGTTTTTTGTTTCATGTTTGCGTAAAATATTCTTCCTTTTCATTATAGTAGAATATTGGAGTACTACAAGTTTGAGAAACAATTTGCCAAAATGAGGGGTGCGTAACCTATTCAAGATCGAACCttgaatataatttaaaaatccaTCTAATTCATCAGTTTTAATTATTCATGAATTGAAATAAGTTTAAAATCAAGGTATAGttttttccaattttactcTCCCCGTCCCATTCTAAGTGGAGCTTTATAATTCGGCAAAAGATTTTACGTAGTGTGGTTATGTGAGTAAAGTGAAGCGAATATAGTAGTAGAGTGGAAAAAAGTAGAAAGAGTgatgtttttatatttagaaatgtgtcatttataGTGAGACAtctcaaaaatgaaaatgtgtcacttaaagtggaacgaatggagtaataattattaACTATCACACAGTTAGATCCAGCTAATCTCTAATAGAGATTTGGCAATAATATGATAAAAAGTTGGGTTTCAACTAATTTGAGTTAATCTATTGGATTTCATGGATGCCACAAGTAGTAAAGAAAACATACATAAGAACCGATGCCAACCGGGTCGGTTAGCATGCGTTAATGATAGTGAAACAATTTAATCAAGTTGGAATAATATGTTTTGATGAAGTGAaacataaatattactccctccgtctactAATTATAGCCTTATTTTGATtcaacacgaattttaagaaattatttaattttgtaaagaaaaatggagaaaggagttagtggaatatgaaccCCACTTTTATACATTGAtattataatagaatgtgagtcaCTTAGAATCGACAAAGGTAAATGGGACTTTAAATCTCGGACACCCCAAAATGGCAAGATGAGACATTTTTTCACGGACAAATGGTTATTAGTCTAAACTAGTCGAACATGGTGCAGGTGCCACCGTTAGAATTGAGTGCCGCAGCAAGGACTCCGACAAGATCACCTTCACGACAGAGGCCGTGACCGGTCCCGATGGGCGTTGGAACGTGGACGTGACGAGCGACCGCGGTGACGACACCTGCGATGCTGTCCTGGTGAAGAGCGCCAACCCCGAGTGTGCCACCCCGAACGCTGGGCGAGACCGCGCTCGCGTGATCCTCACCCGCAACAACGGCATGACCTCCAACATTCGCTACGCAAACAACATGGGATTCCTCAAGAGGACGCCATTGGCCAATTGCGCTCAGATCCTCCAGAAATACCAAGAAACAGAGGAGTTTTGAGAGATCTTTTCTCTTTTTAGAACATCCTATGTTTTATTGTATGGTATTTGTAatgccccacttttcgaaccctaagacgattgctttaatttcttttaatatcgcgaattaaatgacgaattgttatgtgatttctttggtaacctaattttgatttgactgaGTCAACTTCGTTGATTTTTATGATGTGgcttttaaataattgatgcgggatgaaatatattgcggtgaattttTTCCTAtgggtgagtgagattaaataggatcatcaattttTCATCTTGCCCTTTTTgaccactattaattattggagagaaattctattttcttggatttaattatttgtttgggataatcatccaaattaaatccaaagcccaattactttatttcttcatgagaaaaaATCGATCTCTATGCTACTCCAAGGGAGGTTTCAAAATTTCCCTAACTATGGGAGGAGGAAATTATTCCACTATATTAATTGATCTcctaattatttctttccatgaatgaattggaatatcctagcaaatcttgccttaccttattctattaaagatttggaaatttttcttTGTGGGAGGCACCCAATTACACGCCTACTTCCCTATGATTTGGAaggattattattaattttctgctccgtattattttattctactccgtgaaatacaaaatttaatcataggctaattaaatagcctatgattttcgaaaatttccccTTATTCCTCCAAATAGTTCACGCCAATCTCCCCCTCAAATCTCCTTCAAAccttcatttaattatttctccaaatctcctttAATTAATTGGGATTCCATTGAGCTCTATAAATAAAAGGGGGAaagaaaaaaaccctaaaccaaaACTACACGCTTCCCTCCCTTCTCATTCCACACGCCCCATCTCCTCCCCACACCTctcccacttgttcttctactccacTCAAGATCTTTTCATCATTGCCAagagttgttgaagaatcaagatttatatttgttctaccgatcgtttcaatcaagaaaggtacaatcgaactttttcttcatcatctccattcaaacattgttttgactccctcatgcatatagtgagtgtagggatttcaaatctaggaatttaatcggtgggaattcgTGTCTGAATGAGAACAAATTGTGaatatgcgttttgaatgaatttgtgtGAAGTCTAAATGAATCAtgggtgaatgatgtgtgactatatgagaacatgattgtgagaacctttttaagcatggTTGTGTGCTGGAAGTAGAAAAAGGTTGTGTTTGCATGAATgaggataaaaccctaattcgaattttgaagcatgaaatctgtagtgTTCGGACAATACGTTCCGACgcatgtttgaccgaccaaacgaactCCGTTTTgtacgattcttttttctgagtaaccCTCAAGGTGCGTCTGTGtcgtgtgtgaatttcaacctatttggacgaaagatgaaattttggtgaatttttgaagttgactgcgcagttctgccagaaattatttttctcgaccagtgagttacgttttcgatGTGTCTACTATATTGTGGGaaagtttcagccccaacggaggccgaatgaattttaaatgatttttacaaaatgactgcGCTTTTCTGCGAGATTTCTATCCTTGCAAAATAACGATGTTGTTGTGTTttaaatgatatacatgatatgTATGTGTTAAGGAACCCACTCTATGATGAAGTAATGTGTTATTCGATGATGCATGCTACGGTGTGCTTCCTTTTGTTGTTGGGGAAAAAGGAAACGTTGGGAACATGCATAATTATGAGTCAATGTTTGTGACTGATTGGTAATACATATTATCTGAAGGTGATTACTCGTgcacgaagcgtgataacaaagggaaagaagtacttaaggtctaaacggtcgagttgggctttctttaactaaggacaatgtcctaaataCTTTATTGGTGGAAATTACTATGTTTaccatgccgtgttttgttttaacgtgcctatctgatgtggcttttgccactattatttaaatcgaattcgggtcctcgcaTGGCctcaaaccctacttggattagtgtacacctatggtagatcgtgtgctagcgtacgggctggccggtctagtgacctggtttgcggctgcattccttgtcatgtattggtaGATATGGCTAaggtctatgggaaaatgactgatcagtcgacttttactatgggaaatgattttgagtgcctctggcctttctaaagctaaaccccgatagttacttacgtatggcatgataaattatatttttactaaaaaaaatgttttcggcatgagccactgagtattatttttatagtcctcagccctgcatgtgttttccctatgtgcaggttgagtggcgacgagcggttggtggtgttgagcaaatatcaataaaaactaTGGTTGTCTTGAAAcaccgagtgtcgttgtgtcttcacacatgacttcactcttctcttggatgcttccgctgtgacatTTCCTTTACTTGTCTTTTATTAAACTTTGAAGCTGTCTATTTGAATGTTTGAAAACTTGGTATCTTTTGAATAATGTCAAACCCTTGGtcgttttattaattttgggtcaaacctttattgaaaccctattTTTCTATGTCTGTTCTTTAAGTTCTTTAATCACGATCTcccgcatttattaaccctaaagggcggtcgtgacagtttggtatcagagcctcagttctttccgctctagACCCAAGAGCCTTGTTGAGTCAAAGTCTATTCATGTGTAAATTTACTAATTGATAATCGTCAAAGGCTCAACACCGCAACTCGCCCCGCCCAACCATGAAGAAAgaggtaaaaatatttttgtgagttttggATTGAATTACCGAAGCTTGGAGATTTTCAATGGGAATCAAAGATAATATGACGTCTTTGAAAATGTTTCTTGGAAGTGTgggatgatgaaaatacatggatatgaaattgcttAATACGACTATGGCAAAAATGATGAATATTGTTGTGCACACCCCGATAAGAAAAATCGGCGAACATGTGATTGgacttctatgagtttggatagatgaaattctaaatgattgaaattacatgaattgtgaaacgtgaTGTATGAGTGTGATTACTTAATTATACTATGAAACAACACCTGTGGGAAATAAGTAAACACTATGGCTTctggaaaatgttgtgaagatATGAACCGGGAGACACTATGAGAATATAcaattgcttttgtttaacAGCGAGGCATGATGGCTTTGAATGTGCTGGATATTGAAGTATGATTGTGAACTTGTAttggttgatgttgagatttgctaTTACTTCCAAGAAACTACAAAATTTACTTGAAGAAAATACATGTTGCTTCCATGAACGacaaaattttatgcctaggcgATTAAAATTTCATGACCATGAAACTATGAGCATGATACGCGTGTAGTTGCGAGTTGTGTttgtgatacagatgagcatgaactgcatgatttatgaaatgtgattccatggatgattgattgactgagtgttgctattcacatatattaatgtacgatgtttgttatgctatggaacaccaaatgacttatacgaataaatgtattgattgtgcaatatatggatgacgtttatgtggtgaaaattcATGACCGATGAATTACAAGGTATTGTATAGAACCActattaaagtgaaatgtggaacttttgaactttgttgcgaacgtaggagccatatgaagcttgagttaggtaatgatcaaatatacgttgaagtacgagacttcaagctatgcttgaaattatagagtgcctaagaggtaggccagactgaacgtgctagaacttagttgtaagttgacaactgcaatatcactttcctgagtgataaaaccaacgaaaatatatatttcgaactttggtgtatcctcacaatggcgagatcatacctatgatctaataaaactatgcagtcttgcataccatgccaaagTGGCGATGCAACACAAATACGACGACGTTTACGATACTTTAAGACCACGTGTACAATGGCAATGCATTTCGAAAACTACGTGGCATGGCAAGGagactttgaagatgcgaccatcaaaaatagttattaatttcgacgatacgatgaatctcaacttggaatccacgatttcatagaacgatgttaccatgttcaggcTCACGAAAAATGTGCTAGGGAGTGCGACCCTCGTAGCTAGAACGAACGAtttttaaatcaacagtacttacttggattataagaatttttttttggaacctTTCATTTAACGGTGaacccttgtctatttaaggcCTTGTTCGACTCACAATTCGCAAGTAATGcccattatttcttttcctatatcgagtcaCGACTCACTTTCACTTCTTGGAAATTTGTGCTTGCCTATGTAACTTTGGACATCTTaattagtagtcttctttgattcatctttcgtaaggacaatatttttaCCTTATGAGCTTcagtcattgaacttcattcctaaagttgtttgcagttttGACCTTTAGTATGATCACATCTCCCATAtatgtttcttcaaaggatgaAATATTCCTCTTGGAACTTTTGcacacctttttatttcgtaactatgcatgtggcaagttctttcttgcagaagtgaaattctttttagctcggtttcactacatatattgtttcatactcaatgatttttctttctacaacaccaagttaaggctatcctGTTCTCTTCTTCCCTAACGGAATGATCGTGTTAAATTTCTAAAAAGttccattcactttgagttgtctttaacaaaaccgcgaacccattgatgtgatttcatcttttccaataatatgatgttgttgaaccatcatttgtactacttcatgacatttgtccatgtttctaaatcctgccgcgactgattattttaggccttgacatgtttgaacgatatccttcattgctgtccggaattttgcaaattgtgatctagcagtcggctatggaatttgagaatttttgcagtttcatcctgtttccatgacctatctcatgttcttccgatctctcatcagaagtaaattctcaaagctctatggttttatttgatacctctaaaccatttaattctcagaatggacgggttgagtccaatgaaactcaatcattgcattgttgtccttgtttccttgattaattttggagccttcccgactaaagacatccttagcaatgttgcaacaatttgaaatctgttcatatccaagtaagactgttgggtcaaatttcGAATCCTTGATACTAGACGGTAGGAAATTGCAGTAGTTGACTCGGATTTACacaaggaataagtttctatagtcagacatgctcaaaaatggcacaccaaccagaagcgtcgacATAACTGACGAGATACATTTATGAGTGAACGATCGATCGAACGACAAGCGAATAATGAATATGAGAAGATGTATCTACGATCACCATCATGCGAGGAAATTATAGAGGGAGTACAAGCCCCTTCATAGAGTTTATTGCACAAATTAAATATCGTCAACAAGAGAGAACATATGAAAGGTGACGAGAAAGAGCCACGGGACGATGAGACGATCGAGAAAAGAAATGTGAGATAATACCATGAATATTAGAAAACTGTGTGGGAGTTGGAAGACAAAACAAGGAGAGTTAATAGAAATTTTTCATGGGAGGACCGGCCaaggccgaatcatggatacgcgCACTGGAGCGAATTTTCGCAATCCTAGGATGCAATGATCGAGAACGGTTAAGTTGTGTGAACTACCAACTGACCGACGCTgccgacttctggtgggacaccaggatgaagacaatgccccgagacCAAGCAGAAGGAAAGACTTGGGAAGGCTTCAAGGCGGAATTGTATAGCAAGTACGTGCCGAAGAGCTACTGGAAGGCGAAGGCGTCTGAATTCTACAATCTGACCCAAGGACATATGACCGTGCACTCAACAGCATGACACGATATGCACCTGATCAAGTCGATACTGACGAGAAGCTGTCTGATAAGTTCCGCGAGGGACTAAGGGACGAGATAAAGATGTCATTGGCGAGCCGTGGGAGACTTCCCTACGCGGAAGCACTAGCTCTAGCACTGGATATTGAGGCAGCGATGCCTAAGGAGAGAGCTAAGGAAATCACTACCTCGTCATCACACCACTCCCGGGAGAAAAGGAAGTGGGATGATTCTAAGACTCCATACGACGGAAAACGGTACCAGTCGAGTCAGCATCAATCTCAACACGGAGAGGAGATggaggaaaggaaagtggaagacgtcgcTGTTGTGCGAGGATTTCCAGACGTTTTCCGAAGTGTTACCTGGAccgccgccagatcgacaagtGGAGTTTACGATCGACCTCAAACCAAGAGCCGCACCTGTGTCTATGGCACCGTatcgaatggcgcctaaagagtgGAAAGAACTCAatatacaacttcaagagcccATGGACCTAGGATTCGTTAGGCCTAGTGTCTCACCGTGGGGCACACCGGTGCTTTTCGTCAAGAAAAAAGACGGGTCGaagagaatgtgtatcgactatagagagttgaacaaattgactctcaagaacgagtatccactgccgaggatagatgacctgcttgaccaactccgaggagccgacgtgttttcaaagatggacttaaggttcGGATATCACCAACTGAGATTTCGAATGGAGGACATACCGAAGACCGCATTTCGTataagatatggtcactatgagttcgttgtgatgccgTTCGGTCTAacgaatgcacctgcagtattcatggacttgatgaaccgggTATTCCATCCGTACCTAgataaattcgttttggtcTTCATAAATGACGTCCTGGTCTAGTCAAAGAACGGgaaggagcacgaggaacatCTATGA from Salvia splendens isolate huo1 chromosome 15, SspV2, whole genome shotgun sequence encodes the following:
- the LOC121767730 gene encoding protein DOWNSTREAM OF FLC-like — encoded protein: MARFMPVLVAACVVPAMVSAGFVSEPFHLQGSVYCDTCRCGYETDATEYMAGATVRIECRSKDSDKITFTTEAVTGPDGRWNVDVTSDRGDDTCDAVLVKSANPECATPNAGRDRARVILTRNNGMTSNIRYANNMGFLKRTPLANCAQILQKYQETEEF